One window of the Rosa rugosa chromosome 3, drRosRugo1.1, whole genome shotgun sequence genome contains the following:
- the LOC133736625 gene encoding uncharacterized protein LOC133736625 — protein MKPNSILHLLLHLLVLSFSLAAEHGPSSIVFTTNGRLDYYFDIFTLPISHPPHPTTETRITDGQSVNFNGHFPSSTFFPNQTRIRSPTRPDPSLQIIYVTERNGFSNIYYDAVYFDSPSSIRKRSALEVVDRVQVPLLGLDGVSMKDKPSLTGEYLVYVSTHEDSGVPRTSSAAVYSTELNSALTRRLTPYGVADFSPAVSPSGVWTAVASYGSEGWDGEVEELSTDIYVFLTRDGTRRVKVVEHGGWPSWVDESTIYFHRRGEDQWWSIYRAILPRGGAISTESVVVERVTPPGLHAFTPATSPGNHDFIAVATRRPTTSFRHVELFDLVKGEFKELTRLVAPRTHHYNPFISPDSSRVGYHKCRGNANGKKSPKLFLQNIHSSIPNLSVLRIDGTFPSFSPAGDRIAFANLPGIYVVNRDGSNRRQVYPGKAFSTAWDPVRKGVIYTGAGPEFAPESAEVDIISIDVDRIAIKKLTTNGKNNAFPSPSPDGKQIVFRSGRSGHKNLYIMDAEEGETLGLQRLTEGPWMDTMCNWSPDGDWIAFASDRENPGSGSFELYVIHPNGTGLRKVIQSGSGGRTNHPWFSPDGKSLVFTSDYGGISAEPISNPHHYQPYGEIFTVKLDGSDVTRLTQNSFEDGTPVWVPSFIRPSDVEWPIDRPSCSFDDLHCLSDFPSYGQNGGAGAVPWLLSKPQCGA, from the coding sequence ATGAAACCCAATTCAATTCTCCATTTGTTGCTCCATTTGCTGGTGCTTAGTTTCAGTTTAGCGGCTGAACATGGCCCTTCCAGCATCGTCTTCACCACCAACGGCAGATTAGATTACTATTTCGACATCTTCACCCTCCCGATCAGTCACCCACCGCACCCAACCACCGAGACCCGAATCACAGATGGCCAGTCCGTCAACTTCAACGGCCACTTCCCCTCCTCCACTTTCTTTCCCAACCAAACCCGAATCCGATCCCCCACCCGACCCGACCCCTCTCTCCAGATCATCTACGTCACCGAGAGAAACGGCTTTTCCAACATCTACTACGACGCCGTTTACTTCGATTCTCCGTCGAGCATCAGGAAAAGGTCCGCCCTTGAAGTCGTGGACCGGGTTCAGGTCCCTCTGCTGGGCTTGGACGGGGTTTCGATGAAAGACAAGCCCAGTTTGACAGGGGAGTATTTGGTATACGTGTCCACTCACGAAGACTCCGGCGTGCCCAGGACGAGTTCTGCTGCGGTTTACTCGACCGAGTTGAACTCGGCTTTGACCCGGAGGCTGACTCCTTACGGCGTCGCGGACTTCAGCCCCGCGGTGTCGCCGTCTGGGGTTTGGACGGCGGTGGCGTCGTATGGGTCGGAAGGTTGGGACGGCGAGGTCGAGGAGCTCAGTACAGACATCTACGTGTTCTTGACTCGGGACGGGACTCGCCGAGTCAAGGTGGTTGAACACGGCGGCTGGCCGAGTTGGGTTGACGAGTCAACGATTTACTTTCACAGAAGAGGAGAAGACCAGTGGTGGAGTATTTATCGGGCGATTTTACCGAGAGGGGGAGCGATTTCTACCGAGTCAGTGGTGGTGGAGCGAGTTACGCCGCCGGGTCTCCACGCGTTCACACCCGCCACGTCACCGGGGAACCACGACTTCATCGCCGTGGCCACCAGAAGAcccaccacgagcttccgccaCGTGGAGCTGTTCGACTTGGTGAAGGGCGAGTTCAAGGAGCTGACTCGGCTCGTCGCGCCACGTACCCACCACTACAACCCGTTCATCTCCCCCGATTCGAGTCGGGTCGGGTACCACAAGTGCAGAGGCAACGCGAACGGGAAGAAAAGCCCGAAGCTTTTTCTTCAGAATATCCACAGCTCAATTCCGAACCTGTCCGTGCTCAGAATCGACGGCACGTTTCCTTCGTTTTCACCCGCAGGTGACCGTATCGCCTTCGCGAACTTACCGGGTATCTACGTGGTGAACCGCGACGGTTCGAACCGGCGACAGGTCTACCCTGGAAAAGCTTTCTCGACCGCCTGGGACCCGGTTCGCAAGGGCGTCATATACACCGGTGCCGGACCGGAATTTGCACCGGAGAGTGCTGAGGTTGATATCATCTCAATCGACGTTGACCGAATCGCCATCAAGAAGCTAACCACAAACGGGAAGAACAACGCCTTCCCTTCACCATCGCCCGACGGAAAACAGATCGtcttccggtcgggtcggtcgggtcATAAGAACCTCTACATCATGGACGCCGAGGAAGGTGAGACACTTGGGCTCCAGAGACTGACGGAGGGCCCATGGATGGACACGATGTGTAACTGGTCGCCGGACGGTGACTGGATCGCGTTCGCGTCGGACCGGGAGAACCCAGGCAGCGGGAGCTTCGAGTTGTACGTGATCCACCCGAACGGAACCGGGTTGAGGAAAGTGATCCAAAGCGGGTCGGGTGGACGGACCAACCACCCGTGGTTCAGCCCGGATGGAAAGAGCTTGGTTTTCACTTCGGATTATGGGGGCATATCAGCTGAGCCCATCTCAAACCCACATCATTACCAGCCGTACGGTGAGATTTTTACTGTGAAATTGGACGGCTCTGATGTTACGAGGTTGACACAGAATTCGTTTGAGGATGGAACACCGGTGTGGGTCCCCAGCTTCATCAGGCCGTCGGATGTAGAGTGGCCTATTGATAGGCCTAGCTGCAGCTTTGATGATTTGCACTGCCTCAGTGATTTTCCTAGCTATGGTCAGAATGGTGGTGCTGGGGCTGTTCCTTGGCTCTTAAGCAAGCCTCAATGTGGTGCATAG